TCTCCAAAtttgagatgtaaattgagtacctcgatcagaaatgatagacaatggaacaccataaacttcactaactctcgaatatataatataacatagtcctcggctgaatatGAGGTCTTGACTATGAGAAAATGAGctaacttagtcatttggtcaacaatcacccaaatggaatcatattacctatgagtacgaggcaaacctataataaagtccatattcaagggttcccacttccaagtaggattctcaatgtcttgagcaaaacctctcaatttttgatgctcaacttttacttgttgataataaggacacttagccacgaattctgcaatatctcttttcatgccattccaccaatatacttctctcaaatctcgatacatctttgtggataCCGAATGAATGGAATaccgcaaactatgagctttagacaatatcatatctttcaagccatcaacattagATACACACAATCGGCCTTAATATCTCAAaaccccatctcccctttgggaaaaagcctcaatggctcTTTTAGCAACCGCTTTATTCAGTTCAACCAGAGTGGGATCATCATCTttctttgcctttacatccaccataagagatgatttagaaccATTTTGTGCATTAATACCACCATCCTTGGAATAAAACCAATCaaacacccaaatgggctaatctatgcacatcccgaactagttttttatttttatcctcAATATGAGTTCATGGACAATATACTAAGAGTGTTGGCAACCACATTTTCCTTACCCAAATAGTACtgtacactcatgtcataatctttcaacagttcaagccatctcctttgtcttagattcaagtccttttgagtaaacacatattgcaaactcttgtgatcggtgaatattTCCACATGGACACCGCTAAAATAGTGTCTCCATAAAtttaaagcaaataccaccgctgccaactccaagtcatgattGGGTAATTCTTATCGTGTGCCTTGAGTTGctttgaagcataagctatcactttaccattttgcattagaacacaaccaagaccaactcatgAAGCATCAATAAACATAACAAAACCATCAAATCCTTTTGGTAAGTCAACACCGAAGCGGACataagtctatccttcaactcttggaagctttcctcacatgcctcggaccattagaacttcaccttctttttagtcaaagtcATCAAGGGCgatgaaatggaagagaaaGCTTCCAAAACTCATCTATAATAATCGGCTAAACCCAAAAAACTCTGAATAACAAAAGGActcaatggtctaggctaattatTAACTGCCTCAGTCTTCTTTGGATAAATCATAATTCTTTCTCCagaaataatgtgaccaaggaaagaaaccgaccttagccaaaaatcacatttgctaaactttgcatacaactgacgACCCTTGAGAATTTACAACactatcctcaaatgattggagTACTCTTCCTCACTCCgcgaataaattaaaatatcatcaataaagacgatcacaaacatattcaaatattgcttgaacaccctattcatcaaatcaataaaagcttcaggggcatttgttagtctgaaaaacataacaaaaaattcaaaatgaccataccgagttctaaaagtcatcttcagaatgtcacattccctcactcgGAGTTGATAATATCCCGATTGGAggtcaatttttaaaaagtaacttgcttcttgaagttgatcaaaaaGTCATCAATCTGTGGGATGGGATAcgtattcttaattgtgaccttgttcaattgtcgataatcaatgcatattcaaagagaaccatccttcatTTTGACAAAGAGGATCGGAGTACCCTATAGAGAGATCTCGAtttaatgaaacccttatctagcaaTTCCTTCAGCTGTTCCTTTAACCTTTTCAGTTCTGCCTGAGCCATTCGGTACTgatgaatagaaataggctgcgTATTAGGTAGGATATATTTACCGAAGTCTACTTTCCTTTCGAGAGGAATGCCCGAAAGATTTTTGgggaaaacttccaaaaatttaTTTACAACTGACTCTGACTCAAGAGTAAGTACCTCAAAATTTGTTTCTCTAACCCGAACTAGATGGTGAATTCAACCCTTGGAAGTCATTTTTGagatttaaggcatgagataaattgatccttaaacacgaaattactacctttccattctaggactgactcatttggaaactgaaacttaaccactatggttctacaacatatatagACATAACATGTATGGAGATAATCcatagaataatatcaaaatcggtcatatcaagctctactagaTCAACGGAGGTGACTTTGTGGAAAATTGAAATTGGATAATTTTTATATACTGTTTTAGCCATAGCCGACTCACTTATGGgagtataaatgaaaaaaaggcTCCATCAATATTTTGAGGCTAAtatcaaacctcatagccacataaggagtaagaAAAGATAAATTTACATCTGGATCAAGAAAAACATAAACATCTTAGTTAAAAACCTATAACATACCAGTAATAAcattgggagtctcctccacctcttgtcTACcctgaagagcataaaactagTTGTTGCATTGGCCACCTTAGGTTTAGCTTGGGCACCTTATGGAATTTGGCctccttgagcaacttggctTTAAGGACGACCTTATATACCCTTGTTGGCAACATAAGGGCAGTCAGATTGCCCAGTGGCGGATCcaggaattttatgaagggggttcaaaaaaaattaaacacgctaatTATATCCATAAAAAAATGGGTCGGCTCAAATATACCTGTTTTGCAAGAAGTATGGGGTCTTTCTACAAGTTGTTCAGTTTCTTTTGAATTCTCTTTAGCTCTTGAAAGTGCAAATGAAGAGCAAACATAAACTTTTACATTtaaaaagacttaaaataaacacCAACTCAAAGTAAAAGCACTCTTCCTCCGGAAAAATAATTTGACATAAAATGGCTTCAAAACAATACAAAAACATCCTGAACAATAGAGTTATAGGCATTTTCTATCGAATTAGAAAGCATGTAATAATAAGCCTATCAAAACATTGTTTTACAATTGAAATTCAACTACATACACTACTACAAATCTACAATTGTACTCTACGAGGTTTCATATCTTGAAATGTCTTAATAATAGCATCATTAGAAATACTATCAAATACATCTTTTTCTAAATAAGGCACCAAACAACCACTAAAAAAATCATCACTCATTTTGCTCCGCAAGTCATTCTTGATATACTTCATTGCCGAAAAAGCTCTTTCAACGGAGGCAGTGGCAACTGGTAGAAGTAGAGCAAGTTTCACTAAGCGGAATACCAAAGGATAAGTAGAATGTTTCTTTGTCTGAATTAATATTTTGGAAAGATCACAAAGCCCATTTAGATCGGAGAACCTTTCATCAACATCACGAACATCTACAACATAACTTGCAAGTTGATTCTCAAGAGCACTCATAATAGATTCATCAAAGTCATCCGGATATAATTTTGCCATTCTCATTACTTTTTTAATGtcaaaacttgaaaatgagttaattgGATTTAAGCAAGCAATTCCATGGAGCAAATCGGTAGTCACCTCATCAAAACGACcattaagttcttgaagttgccAATCAATAATATTGCAAAAAACTTCAACACGATAATGATGTAAGATTGTATAGTTAGCAAGATTTCGTCGTGATCTTAAAGAGCTAACATATGGCTCCTCAAAGTTAGGTATCAAAACATCATGTTTGATACAAAATGTAGATACCTTAGCAATAAGAGAGTCCCATTCATCATCCCTTAAAACTTGCAACCTTCTCTTTGCTACTTCAACAAGTAGCATGGCATTTGCAATATCTTGCTCCTTTTTTTGTAAGCATTTATTAAGCTCATTTGTAATTGCTAAGACATCTCTCATCAAATGCAACATGAACGCAACCTCATATGTTCGGCAAGCTTCGAGATGTCCCATTGCCTTAGCTCTTTCATCCATATTTCGTGCATCAAGAGCAAGTGATTCAAGAACATCAAGAATAGAgccaaacataataataaaattgttAAAGGATTTATAATGAGATCCCCAACGAGTGTCACAAGCTCTTGAAAGACCAAGTTGTTGATTCAAGCCCCTACCGGTTGTAAGTTCACCCATATCTAATGCCTCTTTAATCGTTTCTTTTTGAGAATCACGTAATTCATCCATACGTTTGAAAGAAGATCCcaatacatttaaaatatttgagacCAATACTACAAGTTTTCCCACTTCAACACACTTTTTAGAGACCCCAACAAGAGTTAGTTGAAGTTGATGAGCAAAACAATGGATGGAATGAGCCGATCTACTTTCTTGCctaatcaacattttaaggcCATTGATCTCACCTTGCATATTGCTTGCTCCATCATAACATTGTCCACGCACACTTGATGGACTCAAAGAATGTTTAGTAAGTAAATTAACAATTGCCTCCTTTAGAGATGAAGCACTAGTATCTTGAACATGAACAATGTCAATAAGTCGCTCCATCACAAATCCCTTTCTATCAATATATCGAAATACAATAGCCATTTGCTCTTTGCGTGACACATCAAAGGATTCATCAACTAGCAAGGCAAAGTAATCACCATTTAATTCCTCAAGAATAGCTTTAACGGTCTCTATTTTACATGCACTCACAATATCTTTTTGAATTATTGGAGAAATCATTTGATCATTTTTAGGAGCATGTTCTAGTACATAATCACATATTTTATCACATTTTTTTGCATACCATgagagaatttcaagaaagttacCCCTACTAAGTGATGATTTAGATTCATCATGACCTCGAAATGCAAATCCCTGAGTTATGAGAAGTCTTACTACATCAACCGAAGCACTTAAGCGAATCCAATATCCATACTTGAGTTGATTAGATTGCCTCTCAAATGCAAATTGAATAGACTGCCGTTGTCGTAATAAATCTTGacatttcttttttgattgattATGAATGCTATTTGGTAGACCAATATGTTTGTCAAGACTACTCTTTTTATTCCAACTCTTAAACCCAACACTTGAAAATACTTCACCTCCTCCTTGATGAATGTTATGGtctttaaatagataacaaTACAAACAATAGACTGCATCTTTGCTAACACTATACTCCAACCAATCATGATATACATCATCAAACCATTCATGATTAAAACGACGCATTGATCCAGAAATATTTGTTTGAGGATACTCATGCACCGCTAGACGAGGTTggcaaggaccattcaaaaggTATGTTCTTCTAATAACATCACGATGATTTGGATGATAGTTCAATATTGAGATTCTTTCACCAGGATCAAACTTTAAAGAATTCAAATCAAATTCTTGAGAAGAGTGTAATGATACTTCCGAATGATTAGCATTTTCTTCTTGGTTAGATTGACTATGACTATGAGAGGCTAAACTTGATTTCGAAACTTTGGTGAAATACTTCTTCATTGAAGCTTGATAGTTGAGACTAAACAGTAAAGAGcacataaataagacaataaatACCATTATACCAAAGCCAAAGGCATATATAATTCTGAAAATTTTTAGAACAcacaaaaaaggaagaagagctAAGAACTTACAGCAGGTCAGCAACGAGCAATGAGCAGGCGCAGCGAGCAGCGGCAACGGGCAGCAACTGGCAGCAACTGGCAGTGACGAATGGACAGCAACAGCAAAGACCAAAGAGCAGCTAGGAGAAGAGAAGAGTTGAGGAGAAAAAGAGGGCTTTTTTATCCCTAGAAATCCCTAGAAATTAGAAGAAGAGggcttttttatttgttaagttttcaattaaagatttaaaatttaaaaaattaaaatgttaagaagtcattttttaatttaaaaaacgccaaaaaaataaatctaaaaaCGCACCTAAAAGCAGAAGAAAAAAAGTGTGGCTATTTTTGGATTCGAACCCACGACGCAAGGGGCATGCAAGCGAAATATTGAACCCTctttgccactgagctagtcctttggcttatgctcagggTGTTCaacattaaatatatacacataaattaaaaaaaatattttatatatacagtataattttttaacgaagggggttcggatgaaccccctggACTCAACGTAGATCCGCCCATGAGATTGCCTATGACCCATTTTTTCACATCCATAGCATGCAACCATTCCCATCAAACATCTCCCTCCATGATTTTTCCCACATTTTACACACTTGGGAAATGAAGGGATACTAGAATTCACACCTCCTTCTTgagccttagggtatgacaccctatcaTTGATGAACTTCTTTCCCAAACCTTGGCCTTTTTTAGAACGGCCACTACTACTACCAGACttagcatttgagaacccaccttcatactggGCTCTCTATGAATTTCTCACTCTCATCTCTTTGAGCTTCTTTCCCTTAATTTGTTCAAAAAACGTTataagccgagatatgtccatatTCTTAACAAGAATAGCCATACAATATTCTTAATCAACCAAGTCGGATACCCCCGATATAAATTGATTTATTTAGGCACGTGGATCGataaccaatgaaggagcatacttggagagCTTGGTGAAATTAAGGGCATAGTTCCTCATACCCATGTTGACTTGTTGAAGATTaataaactccaacaccttgTCTTCCATTAgttcaagaggaaaaaaatgatcaaggaaagaTAGTTTGAAAAGCTTCCTATTCAATAGGTCCTTTATCCACCCTCTCtatcttccattgagtgtaccatacttgagcaacactcttgagttggtaagccaccaactcTGCTTTCTCCTTTGGCATCAccccataatgctcactatcttgtaaacctcattaatgaattcttggggatcctcatccactTTCGAACCATGGAACTTTGGAGGGTTCATCCCTGCAAAATCTCTTACCCTCAAAGCCAGAGTGGGAAAATTATGAGGAGccacaaccccttggttggccatAACTTGGGCTAGTATGGTAAAAGCAATTCAGAACTCTGCATGTGTCACTTGGtcgggtaggggaccattgtcttgaggggATTGTCTTCTTGGAggtattttctgaaaatcgTAAAGAACAATCGTTAGGGAAATGAAGTCTTAGATCAGACTCTATCATATAACATAGATCATGAGAGAGGTAAGAAGTTTCTTTAGTGCCTTATATCCTCCTATTGATAGATGTGGAATGCTTCACAAGCATGAATAAGACTCcacttgacgcggcatgttggacaccctaggacacttgaaccttatgctctaataccaagtttgtcacgacccaacctagggcctagtcgtaacacgacgatCAAAATCCCAAGGGGCTCCGACCAAGCCTCTTGGCATATCATAAGAATGCATAAGATAAAGTAAATTTTGAAATAACATACGAAGAGTCTACAACTTATCTACAAAGATTCCATAACATAGGCCCAacaatgcctctactacatAAGATGGGCGGGGGcaaagacatgttcctagctcaccttcAAAACGAAATGTAAAGAAAGTATTAACAAAGAAACAATTCATAATTTACCTTctatagatgaggactcaccaaagatTCACCAGATAAAACTCTACTAGTCACGAGCGATAGGagtgtgatcctcaacctctatattatgagataatgtaggcaataatatgcattagtacagttgaatgtattaagtatgagggcatgacatgaaatataaatcataagatgcaatgatcaatcgggtacatgataaagaggataagtaaagtcatgagaaaatcataatgatcgAGCATTAAAAAGGTTTAAAATCATGAATGAACATAAGAGAACataaatatgtgggatagaattataaccaacaataagaccatgtgagctataacatgaaatccggatgtctccccatacaatagaAGAAAAGGGAAtatacttaccaaggtagactctaccccactagccAGGTCATGTAaatacactatatgtggatccactagctaatccATAAATGAAAACCTATCGTAGcatgtagtttaagggacttgaGGCTGCTCCTAAGGTTTTTGATAGGGCCTCCACCTCAAAGTCCGCTCGGTACTAaatcaaatcccatggaatacataacatagtaatcgtACTTATCATATaacataaacttgttcataagatttataattcatagagtatctcattttcatgtcatacttgcaaGATGGGTATTAGCCTTTCAGCATTAcaatatcatatttacataattcatgtcatgAAGTTCCTTGGTCatcacatagggccctaagttgCCTTTCTTCATTCATAACTTCCATGTAATTCATAACCTTGAACATAATagtaatccatgatcataattcatacgtgaatttagagtaaaactcatatacatagctaatttgaatgaaaaacatgataataccttgaaataattgaattcataatcatactccataatatcatcattgaaaataacttcatacatggaaaatcataattcaacttaaaatcatgtactTTATTtagaaatatacttataatgatcattggtaataaaataaaatacaattaaaatagcccaatacaattcatcaaactagggttacaaacccaattgaaatttatgagattttgaatgaaaacctggggactccatgggtgaaagggacctaTGGATCAATCCCTAAATACCTTGAATGAATTCGATCTAggaattgaaaaaggagacttgttcttgaagaaaccctagccatgcttgaagaagaagatgaacacttgaagaaaccttgagagagaagtttTAAAGTTGTTTGAGAATTAATGTGGGAATAtaataggtttaggagtatttagtaCAAGGTCGTAATGAACCTAGTTCTAAAAAGTCGACATACATTATTGAAAGAATAGGAAAATGACCAGACTACCCTTCATTTAACTGGAACTGGGACTCATCATGGAGGACTCAACACAGGATTTGATGAGCTGATTGACTTGGCCAAGAAAATATGGGATTGTAGGGGAAGGGTTTCAGAACTTCCTCCAAGGAACCCTTCACGATTCGTGGAGTGCATCACTGTCCGTTAACCATGATCTTGGTGCAGGCCCTACAGGGTGGTCTGTaggagtgaccaccatggaACCCACCATGGTTCATGAAGGGCTACATGACCCGTGGTGGTTAGgcgtggtccttgccttggaaTCATCTTCTGGCTTCTTAGGGGAGGGGTAAACATGGAGGGCATCATGGACCGTGGTGCTTACCATGGTCCTTGGTCCCTTCCTGCAGGTTTGAGGTTCAGGGTTACCACCACGATGGCTCACCATGTGGAGTGGTGTGGTccacggcccgtgatggccttctgtGGTCATCACCTTATGCCAAAAATTGCAGCTTTcagtaatttcatgttttgaccCTCCTTTTCCGATTTCCCAAATTCCGGGGTCTTACATGTACATTatcaaatgtatcaatattataattatatacatgcTAGGATAATCATATACAAATTCTGGATTTATTCAATTGAAAAGGTcagaatttatacaaatatattctgaatttatacaattgggaggttaattatacaaattctgGATATCTATGactatgtatattaattactgaAAAGGCTAGTGGCGAGTAAGAATTAACTTAAgctataactatatatatattaattaactagtatatgtttggTAGTCCATGtcattttccctttttcttttgatttattttgcTCATTTGGACCTTGCTTAGGATTTTGTTTTCGGGCCAGGTCTTGTTAGACataatatgttgttgttttcagatttttgaacacatttgatcaataaaaagggcctcataatttatatatatatatatatatatatatatatgtgtgtgtgtgtatacgTGTGTGTGTGTTTCTTATGGCATTAAGGTATCAAAAACCTATATTTCCATAgaatcaataatatatatatataaattacaataaaataaaactatgaaaaaataaatagaacaaGTGAAGTGAATTTCACATAGAAGATGCTAAAAACCATGAAAATAAAGGACCGATGAAATTGAAGAGGTTGCTGAAGATCTTTGagccataaaaaataaattacaaataatgaaataaatttcaagaacaTTGAAGAAAGATAAAGAGGCAAAATAATAACATCAATCATAAATTATTGTCACGACTCAAAAATCGGGGTCATGAtaacacacatcccaaccccATCCTGATGCGTAAGCCAAAGAGTAAAACCATAGGAGACACCCAaaagggaagtcaggccacaataAATACGATTAAAGGCAACAACAATGAAattattcccaaaacatggagtcataagtgtaaagagcatCTAGTACAGTAATCGAGTctaatatacatcataagtaTTCGAATAATAGTAAACACTGTAAATAGAAGCTAGAAATAATGGCTATCCAAATCCcaagacctcaccactaatctaaaTGATAAAATTTCTACGAGAgaagatgtcacgacccaaccccgtaggccatgacgggtacCCGAAATAGACACTCAcatatatccctgctatctgtaagtaaatttgtcccctgtttaagtCATAGCAAGGTAACATATAAGCCGGcaaggcttatcataggcaccactatatatacatgcatatacaacccatacacaatccatatacatgtccacagacctctaagagtaagaacagtaacataaggcgggacaaggcccccgctgtacccgtgaataaataaatgtatacatcgagggttaatatcaaaactaggctccggcataATGAAGCACTTCTGGACTACTGAGtagaactcctacgctgacggatccccaaagtgtgtatctgtacctgcaggcatgaacgcagcccccccgagaaagaagggttagtatgatatatgtactgagtatgtaaagcatagacatcataaggaaattacagttggcgtagggatgcagggataagtataacatttaaccatttaccataCTCGCattgtataaaagaaagtcatacatattaccatcacgtactgtgcccggcccgttaggggactcggtgtaccatctacatcattctatcatcataagcacatacatattattagcattgtggaacatacagcctgatctatatatatagtaagtacatgccgaggaacgtacaacccgatctgcatatcatataataatactgaGGAACATTCAgtttgatccacatatcatatagtaatgccgaggaacgtttggcccaatccacgtatcatatagtaatgccgatgAACATtcagcctgatccatatattatatagtaatgtcgaggaacgttcagaccgatccatatattatatactgtacccggccctttatgggactcggtgtgatcatatcatcatataccgtacccgtccctttataggactcggtatcataatatcattatatatcatacccggccctttatggtaTTCGGTGTTagatgtattatagtatacacgaatcaagtagtgagtaaccatacacaatctaaatcattatcagagactcgacaatatAGAAGATTAGCTATCGTCCGAGGACCAGAATaatagtgtagccatctcgagtacCTTCTAAAtaccattgaggcctatatcacttacgATCTCGgagaccctagacatgtactaaagtaatactaatagttcatagaattagggatacccatcgtcacatagtccttaggactaggagcttatgcatccagtacttctcaacctatggagttcaaggaaagtagttcaactttcTACAAGagttgacattcagaagtgaataagagatacaaaTTACATTTAgtacttaaaagtggagttaccgtAGAGTtcatcacattttacttacaattaggacatgccaaaggagaAGAGATGATagtttacatacttagtactttcCATCAAATAGAAGGTTTGAGAGCTGTAGCTCcattattatggaagttctaacatAAGGAAGTTGGTAAGACTCATAAATCTTGCTCGGagctttatggatgggatacTCCCCAAAGCTTGCATCATGTGTTACATATatcaagacatgccaaaagaagagagaggataggctttacatacttatgccaacgacatgccaagagaaagaataagctttacatactctctactttccctcatggagtcatcatatgcatatatcgtacccatCCCGTCATGGCTTAGTGAATAATTATAACATAATAGCattatacttatgtcaaaagcataccaagaggaaagaaggataactctatttactcatgccaaagacatgccaacagaaaggagatagctttacatccttactactctccatcatatagaagccttgagaggaaataactcaactagtataggaattctaccatcgagaagtgaataagacttatgagtcatacttggggttatatgaatggaattatccccacattttatatatcaatcacttaaggctaagacatgccaaaagaaagaaagggtaagcttcacatacctcttacggattactcttacacgttcgcctcatcgtctcttgaacctatttaacatgaaagtaatactaaggttaatgacctttcaatttcccatttccaactctacacccaagtactcataggagttatttccttatttattaccctcgactagtttgttactagttttgaatctaccaaaaatcgggcagcatctcccctataacttcaacatccccgagatttcaactcagacacaatatcaacaaacataccaccaccaacaacctgcagcacatttataagtaaatcacttcaaccttacacaatacaagctccaaacaactagcttcaaactacgatacgaaaatagagtttttaatctttattttacaaaatctttaaccataccaaatggagggtcgtgtggctgaaaacagaaggacccacaccctttttaaaaaactctaaatccctgaaacacgcaacccaaccagctgcacccgcagcaccacaacgacaacccattactcgacttcaatttagctataaccacttttatttagtttgtttctaacgtcaatcatCCTTATGTAATATTtacacttccaaccttatttaagacatgtaatataccccataacaatatc
This Solanum dulcamara chromosome 1, daSolDulc1.2, whole genome shotgun sequence DNA region includes the following protein-coding sequences:
- the LOC129892668 gene encoding uncharacterized protein LOC129892668; amino-acid sequence: MEDKVLEFINLQQVNMGMRNYALNFTKLSNCCQLLPVAAARCACSLLVADLLLNYQASMKKYFTKVSKSSLASHSHSQSNQEENANHSEVSLHSSQEFDLNSLKFDPGERISILNYHPNHRDVIRRTYLLNGPCQPRLAVHEYPQTNISGSMRRFNHEWFDDVYHDWLEYSVSKDAVYCLYCYLFKDHNIHQGGGEVFSSVGFKSWNKKSSLDKHIGLPNSIHNQSKKKCQDLLRQRQSIQFAFERQSNQLKYGYWIRLSASVDVVRLLITQGFAFRGHDESKSSLSRGNFLEILSWYAKKCDKICDYVLEHAPKNDQMISPIIQKDIVSACKIETVKAILEELNGDYFALLVDESFDVSRKEQMAIVFRYIDRKGFVMERLIDIVHVQDTSASSLKEAIVNLLTKHSLSPSSVRGQCYDGASNMQGEINGLKMLIRQESRSAHSIHCFAHQLQLTLVGVSKKCVEVGKLVVLVSNILNVLGSSFKRMDELRDSQKETIKEALDMGELTTGRGLNQQLGLSRACDTRWGSHYKSFNNFIIMFGSILDVLESLALDARNMDERAKAMGHLEACRTYEVAFMLHLMRDVLAITNELNKCLQKKEQDIANAMLLVEVAKRRLQVLRDDEWDSLIAKVSTFCIKHDVLIPNFEEPYVSSLRSRRNLANYTILHHYRVEVFCNIIDWQLQELNGRFDEVTTDLLHGIACLNPINSFSSFDIKKVMRMAKLYPDDFDESIMSALENQLASYVVDVRDVDERFSDLNGLCDLSKILIQTKKHSTYPLVFRLVKLALLLPVATASVERAFSAMKYIKNDLRSKMSDDFFSGCLVPYLEKDVFDSISNDAIIKTFQDMKPRRVQL